From Verrucomicrobiia bacterium:
TCCTCGCCGCGGCCGGCCTGCTGGCCGGTTGCGCGTCGCTCCCCTCCCCCGAGGTCAGCCTCGTCAACGTGCAGTTCAGCGACGCCACGGCGTTTGAAACCACCGTCCGCTTCACCCTCCGCCTCGCCAACGAGACGCCCGACACGCTGGTGCTCAACGGCGGCGTGCACAAAATCTACGTGAACGGCCTTTACGTCGGCCAAGGGCTGAGCAATGAGGCGCTTTCCCTGCCCCGGCTCGCGACGGGCACGCAGACCGTGACGGTCCACCTCAGCAATCTCCGCCTGGCTTCGCGGCTCAAGCCGTTGATTGAATCGAAGGCGTTCGCTTACCGCATCAAGAGCACGCTCTACGCGACGCAGCCCGCCGGAACGATTCATGCCATCAGCGAAGGCCACCTCGATTTGCGGGAGTTTCAACCAACGCGTCCGCCGGCCCCTTCGTTCTGATGCGACCTCCAGCGGTGACCGATCGGCTCACGGAACCTGCAACCGGAAGAATTGCTGCGCGGTGCCGGGGTTCATGGTGTTCGTAAAGCTGAAGTTGCCGCTGCCGTCAAACTGATTGGTCGCCAGCGGCGTCCATACGCCGGTCAGATTGGTGGCGGTCAGCATGTAATAGTT
This genomic window contains:
- a CDS encoding LEA type 2 family protein — translated: MKTLCALLAAAGLLAGCASLPSPEVSLVNVQFSDATAFETTVRFTLRLANETPDTLVLNGGVHKIYVNGLYVGQGLSNEALSLPRLATGTQTVTVHLSNLRLASRLKPLIESKAFAYRIKSTLYATQPAGTIHAISEGHLDLREFQPTRPPAPSF